Proteins co-encoded in one Papaver somniferum cultivar HN1 chromosome 5, ASM357369v1, whole genome shotgun sequence genomic window:
- the LOC113281664 gene encoding cullin-3A-like, with protein MSTPKKRNFQIEAFKHRVVVDPKYAEKTWKILEHAIREIYNHNASGLSFEELYRNAYNMVLHKFGDKLYTGLVTTMTMHLKEISKTIEAAQGGLFLEELNRKWEDHNKALQMIRDILMYMDRTFIPSTHKTPVHDLGLHLWRDNIIHSKKIQTRLLNTLLELVQRERTGEVINRGLMRNITKMLMDLGSSVYQEDFEKLFLEVSANFYSVESQQFIESCDCGDYLKKAERRLNEEVDRVSHYLDAKSLTKITNVVEKEMIANHMLRLVHMENSGLVKMLVNDKYEDLGRMYTLFRRVPDGLSTIRDVMTSHIRETGKQLVTDPERLKDPVDFVQRLLDEKDKHDKIISSAFNNDKTFQNGLNSAFEFFINLNPRSPEFISLFVDDKLRKGLKGVSEEDVEVVLDKVMMLFRYLQEKDVFEKYYKQHLAKRLLSGKTVSDDAERSLIVKLKTECGYQFTSKLEGMFTDMKTSHDTMQGFYASQGGETTADTPTLAVQVLTTGSWPTQSSSTCNLPAEIMGVCEKFRAYYLGTHTGRRLSWQTNMGSADLKATFGKAQKHELNVSTYQMCVLMLFNNADRLSYKEIEQATEIPSSDLKRCLQSLACVKGRNVLRKEPMSKDIGENDAFYFNDKFTSKFYKVKIGTVVAQKESEPEKLETRQRVEEDRKPQIEAAIVRIMKSRRVLDHNNIVAEVTKQLQSRFLPNPVVIKKRIESLIEREFLERDKVDRKTYRYLA; from the exons ATGAGTACACCAAAGAAAAGGAATTTTCAGATTGAAGCTTTTAAACATCGAGTGGTAGTTGATCCTAAATATGCAGAAAAAACGTGGAAAATATTGGAACATGCAATTCGCGAGATTTATAATCATAACGCCAGTGGATTAAGTTTCGAAGAACTTTATAG AAATGCGTACAATATGGTACTACATAAGTTTGGCGACAAGCTGTACACAGGACTTGTGACAACTATGACAATGCATCTAAAAGAAATATCAAAAACAATAGAAGCCGCCCAGGGAGGTTTATTTCTAGAGGAGCTCAACAGGAAATGGGAAGACCATAATAAGGCACTGCAGATGATCCGGGACATATTGATGTACATGGATAGGACTTTCATTCCCAGTACACACAAAACCCCAGTGCACGATCTTGGCTTACACCTCTGGAGGGACAACATCATCCACTCAAAGAAAATCCAAACGAGACTTCTGAATACCCTTCTTGAGCTTGTGCAAAGAGAACGAACTGGTGAAGTTATAAACCGAGGGTTAATGAGGAATATAACAAAGATGCTAATGGACTTGGGTTCATCCGTTTACCAAGAAGACTTTGAAAAACTATTTCTTGAGGTTTCTGCAAATTTCTACAGTGTAGAGTCTCAGCAGTTCATTGAGTCGTGTGATTGCGGGGATTACCTAAAGAAGGCCGAGAGGCGTCTCAACGAAGAAGTAGATAGGGTTTCTCACTATTTGGATGCAAAGAGTTTAACTAAGATTACTAATGTGGTAGAGAAAGAAATGATTGCCAATCACATGCTTAGATTAGTACACATGGAAAATTCTGGCTTAGTGAAAATGCTTGTGAATGATAAGTATGAGGACTTGGGAAGAATGTACACCTTATTTCGTCGGGTGCCCGATGGTCTTTCAACTATCAGAGATGTGATGACTTCCCACATTCGAGAAACGGGTAAACAATTAGTCACTGATCCAGAGAGATTGAAagatccagtggattttgttcaGCGTCTCTTGGATGAAAAGGATAAACATGACAAAATTATTAGCTCTGCCTTTAACAATGACAAGACCTTCCAAAATGGTTTGAATTCCGCATTTGAGTTCTTCATAAATTTGAATCCTCGATCTCCTGAATTCATCTccttgtttgttgatgacaaactGCGCAAGGGATTGAAAGGTGTGAGTGAAGAGGATGTTGAAGTTGTCTTAGACAAGGTGATGATGCTCTTCCGCTACCTACAGGAGAAAGATGTTTTTGAGAAGTACTACAAGCAACATCTAGCCAAACGACTTCTCTCGGGAAAAACTGTCTCTGATGATGCTGAGAGAAGTTTGATAGTAAAACTCAAGACAGAATGTGGTTATCAGTTTACTTCAAAACTAGAAGGAATGTTCACAGACATGAAAACCTCTCATGACACTATGCAAGGATTTTATGCAAGCCAGGGTGGGGAGACTACTGCGGATACTCCTACCTTAGCTGTTCAGGTCCTCACAACAGGATCATGGCCAACTCAGTCAAGTTCCACTTGTAATCTACCAGCTGAAATTATGGGGGTATGTGAGAAGTTCAGGGCATATTATCTTGGAACTCACACCGGTCGAAGATTATCATGGCAAACAAATATGGGATCAGCTGATCTTAAAGCAACTTTTGGGAAAGCTCAGAAGCATGAGCTGAATGTTTCCACTTACCAAATGTGTGTCCTAATGCTGTTTAACAATGCTGATCGACTGAGCTACAAGGAAATTGAACAGGCCACTGAAATACCGTCCTCTGATTTGAAGAGGTGTTTGCAGTCACTTGCTTGTGTGAAGGGAAGAAATGTCCTCAGAAAGGAACCTATGAGCAAGGACATTGGAGAGAATGATGCATTCTATTTTAATGATAAGTTCACTAGCAAATTCTACAAGGTGAAGATAGGAACAGTGGTTGCACAGAAGGAGTCAGAACCGGAGAAGCTAGAGACACGACAGAGAGTGGAGGAAGATAGGAAACCCCAGATTGAAGCTGCGATTGTCAGGATCATGAAGTCGAGGAGAGTTCTGGATCATAATAACATTGTGGCCGAGGTTACTAAGCAGTTGCAGTCCCGGTTCCTGCCTAACCCCGTCGTAATTAAGAAACGAATCGAGTCTCTTATTGAGCGGGAGTTCCTGGAGAGGGACAAAGTAGATAGGAAAACATATCGATATCTAGCTTGA